The window CAAGGGCATCAACGGCCTTTGACGCAAAATGGGTCACAATCATTGAAAAAATATAATATAACATGAGAAACTGACCGATGTCTTCAGTGGCAATGCCTTGCTGAGACAGCAAAAGTGGCACCCCGAACATCACCACACCGGCAATAGCAATTTTACCGATCGAACCTACCAGAGCCAACGTTTTTAGAAATTCCATGTCTTTCAAAACTATGATGATGCTTTGGCTGAGCGGAAGAGGTTGTTTTTTTGGAGCTTTTTTAACCTGTGGTTTGTTGCTCATGATTTCTTCAACGTTCGGGACCAAGACCCATAGATAGCCCATAGCCACGAGACTGATCAATGACGAAATCATGAACAGATAATGATAATTCATGTAGGCATACAGCAAAGCTCCGATGGAGGTACCGGCAATGAGTCCCGCGTTACGTCCTGTCACCTTGACAGCGGCTCCCTGAGTTCGTTTATCTGGAGGTGTAACCGCCAGAGTATACGATTGCAAACCAATGAGAAAAAATCCCTGCCCCAGCCCAGAGGCTGCCCGACCAATAGTGAGTACCCAATAATCGCTGGTAGCGGCCACACAGCCCAGACCAATGACTTCAGCCGCGAATCCCCACGCCATGAGTTTTTTGAGATCGCCATTTTCCGCATAATGTCCGGCGGGTATAAGAACCGCAGCAAATATGAGATAAAATATTGTAAAAGGGAGTGAGGCTGAGGCAATGGACGAACCCGAATCAACCGCCATGGATTTTACTAATTGAGGCAGAAAAGAAATGGAAAGGGCATTCACCAGCACAATTAGAAAATACGCGGGTTTAATCAGGGTCAAACCAATTTCAAAATCTGAAAGTGTCTGACTGTTACTTGTATTTGACGATTCCCGGGAAGATTTGGATTTTTCTGCCATGAAGACCAGTGTGGTTCCGGCATCCAGGAATATCAGTGAAAAAAGTCCACAGGCGATCAGTAACACAATGAATGTTTTGGCACTGTCAAGAATCGCGTCTCGCACCACATCTGTCGGAATGGTCACTGCAACCCTGAATTCCTGAGCTGTAGTTCCTTTATCCAAGGCGACATCATAACTGATGGTTCCTTCCGGAGATTGGTATTGGGAGCCAACCTTATCAGGATCCGTATGAAACATGGAGATTCCATCTTTGGTCAGTGCGATGGAACTGATATCAGGGTTATTGGATTTGTAATCGACCATTGATTTATTGATGCCGCCAATATCAGCGATGTCAATCCCCAGTTCAACAATAGCGGATAAACGTTTACCCATGGATGAAGACAAGGCTTGTGTCTTGGAAAGAGCGCCATGTTCATAGACCTGAACAATCACCAGGGCGATGATACCGGACATCAGCATAAAACTTGAAAAATAGGCCCATTTCAACACCGATTTACGATTTCTTTTGACTCCGGGCAACAGTTCATAAACAACCACAAATCCGATAAAAGCCAAAGAGATTAGAATAAAGAAGAGAAACACGGTTTTATATTTTTCACTCAGATATGAGGAAACATCTTCCTTGCGCTCTTCCAGCACCACATAACCAGCCAAACCAAATTTACTTTCGAGATTCTGTACCACCCTGTAAGTGGTTGCGGATTCTTCCACAATCAAGGTTTCATGCCCTAACGCAATACTGCTGGGATAATAAACTCTGGTGGACAATTCCTGTTTCAGTTCAGCATCAGATATGTGACTCTGAGGATTCAAAAAAACTTCTTCTTTTCGAGAATCCCAAATTTTGATGTGTTCAATGTGCGGATCTGATGACAGCAGGGCATCACTCAGGCTGGAAAATCCACTGAATTGCTTTAAGGGCAAACCTGCCTGTAAATAACTGTCAAAACTGTTTTTTATAATTTCGCCCTGAGTGGCCAGTTTTCCAATTTCAAAATAAGGATATTTTCTGTTTGCTTCACCATAGCCAATATAAGTCAACAGTAACATTGTCAGGATCATTATGATTATAATAGGACCACTGAAAATCAAATTTCGGAATTTCATTAAACCTCTTTTCTGATTGAATTCATTGAGCACTTAGGAACGTTCAAAAAATAACAGGGAAAATTTTTGGTTACGAACGTCCCGTTCGTAACCGTTCCATAACCCACCGCATGTGGGTGCGAAGCAGAGCTTCGCCTGAGGGATAACGTGCCCCACGGAACGGAGGGCAAGAACAAACTTATACAACTTGTTCATTTGTTGTTCCTTAGGGTGAGTGGGTGTTCAACAATCATTTGGAATAAACCACTTTTTCTCCAAAATCCCTGACCACCCGTCCTTCATAGTCATAAATAAATGCGGCATTTTCAAAAAAGCTGAAGGGAATTTTTAATCCAATTTTCTGGGCAACCCTGAAATTGATTGCGACATCAGGTGGAGTAACGACCCCAACTTTCAAGTCACCGGGTTTCACTTCTCCTCGCAAAATTCTGATGGCATAGATACTGGCCAGATGGGCATTATTTCTCCGATCGATTCCAATGGCGATCACAGCACTTTTTTCACCATTTTTTACAGCGTTAGGAATGGTTGCCAAAACAGGAACTTTTCCTGAATACTCGGCGATAGTGTCCAGTTCATCAAACACCGCGGTACTGCTGGTAATCCAGAAAATGCTGTTGTTCAACTCAGGATCATTGACTTGCATGGTTCGGATGGCTTCAGGAATGGCTTGTTGTAGCGTTTCCCTGGAGGTGGCCGCATTCTGTACGGTCACATCAATCACATTCAACCCTGCATCCTTCATGACTTTTATAGCTGGCACAACCTCTGTGGCCATAACCTGAACATGATTCTGATCATACATGAGACCAATATTTTTCAAGTCAGGTTTTAGTTCAAACAAATAACTCATCTGAATTTTCAAGGGAACATTGAGAGATGTCATGGCAATGTTGGTGCCACTCCCATTTTCATAATCAGCCATTTGTCCGAGTGGTACCGGATCTTTATTGGTGGAGGTCACCACGGGTAGTTTTCCGCCCTTGTAAAATTCATGGACAAAGTCGGCTGATTCAGAACCCATGGAAAAAATCAGATCGAAGCCTTCCTTTTCAGCAATCGCCAAGGCCTGTTTTCCATGAATCTCTTCTTTCCCCCAATACATGATGGTCACCTGGGCATGAATTCCCTCAATTTTGAGCAATTCGAGCAACTTGGTGGATGCCAGACTGTAACTGCTCGAGTCTTTGGGAACAAGTCCCAGAATTTTTTTGGAAAGTTCTTTATCAGATTTTTTCCATTTCGGATAAATGTTCATTCGGGAAACATCTTCAGGAGGAATTTCGATCTCGTAATTTTCACCAACGCCCGGGGAAATCTTAAGCCATGAAACATCATACACTTTTTCTATTTCTTCCGCATGCGGGAACGATCCTGGCAGAATAAAAAGGAGGAGGAACACACCTAAAGTTTTCAATATGGAAACATTTCTCATAATAGTCACCTGTTCAATGAAGATAGAAGCTGAAAGATATTTCTTTTCCATATACAAAAGCTGGAAACACTAGCAAGTATAAATCTTTGAAAAACTGTGTCGCAAAAGGCATGCCAATATTGATGAAGCTGTACTATAGACTTCAAAAAGTGCGTTACAAAGTTGCAAGAGGGTCTGTGACTTCTCTGAAAATCAATAATTTTTTCAGGAAAACATCCAGGAAAGGCGGAACTTCAAAAAATGAGGACCTTGTTTGAAAACCTGTCAGGTATTCCGTTGATCAAGGTACGCTGACAGGTGCATATAAATGTGTATTTTTCAGTCAAAGCGTGAATACAACGCTGAAATTTCATTCAAATTTTATGGTTCTTGCGAATTGTACAGCCAAATTAAAATAGGAGGTCGCAAGACGATTCAGTTCTACATGAGCCGCCTCCGATTCTGCCGGAGTTTCATGCAGATCAAGCCCTCTTCTCAAGGCGATCAGGGATTGATAGGCCGGCAACATTTTCAGCAATTCTCGATCTTTGGCTTGAGCGATATATCGTTTTATCAGAATCTCTGAGAGCGCTGATTCTCCTTTTTGAACCAGTTCTACTGACAGTGACGCCACATCATTAGCCGCATCCAGCGAACAGACTTTACGATTGATTTCCTGGGGACTGAGAAAATGTATGTCTTGACCACGAATATAAATATGCTCCGGGATGAACGCGCCATGTCCATGAAGGATTCGCCCTTTTTTAATGCGTTTCATGAATAATTTTCGATTTTCTGTAATAAATTTTTCCACAGGATGACGCAGCATATCCAGCAAGGGTTGTGAAACGGAGCTTCCCATATAGCGTTTTAACTGATACAGGGTTTCTTCAAAAAGATTGTAAAAATTTTCGGGTCGGCCAACATCCGCTTCTTTTTCACTAACGGCGCATTGTTCATGAGCGATGGCCAGTTTTTTTGCGATTCTACTGATATAGGTGGGTGTGATTTTTTTCTTTTCGAGAAGAACACTCATCAGATAACGTTCATTCAATTCCATCGTTTTTAGCGCATACTCTACAACTTGTCCCGAGGTCCCATAAGCGTAGTCTTCTCCGTTCTGACAAATTGGAATAACATCAAGATACAGCTCAGGATCAAAAATTTTTCCCAGTCTGAATTCCTCACGGCAATAAGCTTCCTTGACAGCCGTGTTGGCATATTCTGGAGAAGTTTTTTTAATCTTGTAGATCGTTTCACCTGTCTTATACAACCAGGATGAACGTGTTTCAGTGAACTGGATCTTGTGCTTGGCTTCAGGATACAGTTCCTTGGTCATAAGACTTTTGTGAAACACAGGATACCTGGACATGGATTTGGTGGACATACATCCCCTTCTCAAACAATAAATTATTAAATAATTAATGGAAAACGGAAAAATGAAAGACTTAAGAGTTTACTTTGCACAACCTGATGGTTGTCAAACCAGGGGGAACATCATAATTTGCGGCGGATCATGAATTGGGGGTGTTAACACAGTTCCTCATTGTTGAGAAACCCGAAATCAATAATTCTTTGATTCAGGTAAAAAGTCTCTTAAAACCTGGGGGACTATCTCAATAAATTTTCAAAATTGCAAATGTTTTATTGAGACAATACATTGTACTCAATTGGATAAACTATTCTGAAATTCAAGGAGTTTTCGTTATGGTGTTCGTAGAAAAACTATCACTTGTGATTAATTCCTTGGATCCCTTGTCCGTTAAATCAGATTTTTCCCGGGTTTATGTTCCAGATTGTGTCATTGAGGGCAAAACCAGAGTTATTCTTGTTCTTGAATCACCTCACACCCAGGAAGTCAAGCAGGGATTTCCCCTGGCAGGGAACAGCGGTAAGGAAGTGTCAAAATTACTGGATAAACTGATATTTCAGCAGGATAGTCCACTCAACCGACCTGTGGGTGCTTATATTTCTGAAAAATATCCCCTGTTTCAGGGCATTGGCTTGTTGAACATTTGCCCCATTCCCATGCAGACTGTGTGTTATGATCCTGTCTTGCAGGAACGTTATGGTTCATGGCTTCGCTGTTTGGCAATCTTGCGCGGAGCCCCCTCAAGCAAAAAAAGAAAAGATCCTCAGCTTCAAACCCTTGAAACCATGATTCTGGCTGATTTGAAGGAAAGAATTGAACAAGCAGGATCAGAAACGTTATTGATTCCATGTGGAAATGTTGCACGTGCCTTTCTCGATAAAGCTGGTATCCAGACTGAAATGAACCTTGTTCCGCATCCCTCCTTCGGACAATGGTCCCGGGCTGGTAATCTTAAAATTTTACAGAACATGACCGACCAGATTGTGAAGGCGCTCAACTCGCCAGTGAGTGGCGCACACGGGGCAGGATGATACCTACATTTTCTTTACCGGCCAGACTATATGGCCCTTTATTTCACTTCCAGAATGAGATTCAATCATGTTCAATCACCTTCATGTCCATTCGCAGTATTCCCTCATGGAGGGTGCCATCCGTATCAAGGCCTTAGCCAAAGTTTTGAAAGAAAAAGAATTCTCAGCCTGTGCCATCACAGATCATGGCAATATGTTCGGCGTTGTTGAGTTTTATCAGGCTCTGAAAAAAGAAAAAATCAAACCCATCATTGGACTGGGAACCTTTGTCACTGAAGGTCTCATCACAGATCCCCGTGAAAACGGGAAAGATACCAATGTGTATCAAACATTGCTGCTTTGCGCCGATCGACAGGGTTACCAAAACCTGACTTATATCGCGAGTCGGGCATTCACGGAAGGCAAGCATTGGGGCGTTCCCAGAACGGATCATGCCATGCTCGAAGAATATCGTCATGGATTGATCG is drawn from SAR324 cluster bacterium and contains these coding sequences:
- a CDS encoding MFS transporter — encoded protein: MKFRNLIFSGPIIIIMILTMLLLTYIGYGEANRKYPYFEIGKLATQGEIIKNSFDSYLQAGLPLKQFSGFSSLSDALLSSDPHIEHIKIWDSRKEEVFLNPQSHISDAELKQELSTRVYYPSSIALGHETLIVEESATTYRVVQNLESKFGLAGYVVLEERKEDVSSYLSEKYKTVFLFFILISLAFIGFVVVYELLPGVKRNRKSVLKWAYFSSFMLMSGIIALVIVQVYEHGALSKTQALSSSMGKRLSAIVELGIDIADIGGINKSMVDYKSNNPDISSIALTKDGISMFHTDPDKVGSQYQSPEGTISYDVALDKGTTAQEFRVAVTIPTDVVRDAILDSAKTFIVLLIACGLFSLIFLDAGTTLVFMAEKSKSSRESSNTSNSQTLSDFEIGLTLIKPAYFLIVLVNALSISFLPQLVKSMAVDSGSSIASASLPFTIFYLIFAAVLIPAGHYAENGDLKKLMAWGFAAEVIGLGCVAATSDYWVLTIGRAASGLGQGFFLIGLQSYTLAVTPPDKRTQGAAVKVTGRNAGLIAGTSIGALLYAYMNYHYLFMISSLISLVAMGYLWVLVPNVEEIMSNKPQVKKAPKKQPLPLSQSIIIVLKDMEFLKTLALVGSIGKIAIAGVVMFGVPLLLSQQGIATEDIGQFLMLYYIFSMIVTHFASKAVDALGNTKMVLFLSALIGGVGMFILGFIGVDHTVTSILPGISSLSNMALEFNGFLASTEIANINTYTIILCLLLAGISNGLLAAPVMTHISKTPSAVTYGEKTISATYVFLERGGHVVGPSLINFLLALSSNSPIAISFFALLSIVLGLGFLFWSRVK